A single region of the Stegostoma tigrinum isolate sSteTig4 chromosome 36, sSteTig4.hap1, whole genome shotgun sequence genome encodes:
- the LOC132206355 gene encoding probable G-protein coupled receptor 139, translated as MHYPIDSLIKIYYLILVVIGVPVNLLAIVILSQGKCGLCTCTSRYLVSMASADLLVIITEVMLWRVLYYYVPGSFLYITPVCSVINVLRCAATDCSVWFTVTFSFDRFVAICCQKLKTKYCTEKVTLLVLSITCILSCLRSVPLYFTLEAGEVINNIPWLCYIKPNFHTDPGWIGFDWFDKIMNPLLPFTVILLLNVLTVRHILVASRVRKGLTGGRKAQNHIDPEMKSRKKSMILLFSISGSFILLWLVYVLHFLYYSTSGVNTRDYNNSEFTFQRVGLMLRNLSCCTNTFIYVATQSRFREQLRKLVKYPMTSMMEVVHEQTNGEHFRGRFQ; from the coding sequence ttaATTTACTGGCGATTGTCATTCTGTCCCAGGGTAAGTGTGGCCTCTGCACCTGCACCTCTCGGTACCTGGTTTCCATGGCATCTGCAGACCTACTCGTCATCATCACCGAGGTCATGCTGTGGCGCGTACTTTATTATTATGTCCCGGGATCTTTCCTATATATTACACCTGTATGCAGTGTTATAAATGTCCTGAGATGTGCAGCAACTGACTGTTCTGtttggttcaccgtcactttctccTTTGATCGGTTTGTCGCCATTTGTTGccaaaaactgaaaacaaagtaCTGCACTGAGAAAGTAACCCTGTTGGTTTTATCAATAACTTGCATTCTGTCCTGTTTGAGAAGTGTCCCCCTTTACTTTACACTTGAAGCTGGTGAGGTAATCAACAATATCCCATGGCTCTGTTATATAAAACCAAACTTTCATACTGACCCGGGATGGATAGGATTTGATTGGTTTGACAAGATTATGAATCCATTGCTGCCTTTCACTGTAATTCTGTTGCTCAATGTTTTGACTGTCCGACACATCTTAGTGGCCAGTCGTGTTCGTAAAGGACTAACGGGCGGAAGAAAAGCACAGAATCATATTGACCCAGAGATGAAGAGCAGAAAGAAATCGATGATTTTGCTtttcagcatatctggcagcttcATTCTTCTGTGGCTGGTGTATGTCTTACATTTCTTATATTATAGCACAAGTGGTGTAAATACAAGGGATTACAACAACTCAGAATTCACATTTCAACGTGTCGGCCTTATGCTGCGGAATTTAAGTTGCTGTACAAATACCTTTATTTATGTGGCTACTCAGTCAAGGTTTAGAGAGCAACTCAGGAAACTGGTGAAATACCCAATGACATCAATGATGGAAGTCGTTCATGAACAAACCAATGGGGAGCATTTTAGAGGCAGATTCCAGTGA